In Anopheles arabiensis isolate DONGOLA chromosome 2, AaraD3, whole genome shotgun sequence, the genomic window TGCTGTTCTGCATCACAGCATTCGTCACAAAACaagcagagaaaaaaaccatacCGAACGCTTCCTAGCGGCATGTTAAGAACATTCCATTCGGAACCAAGCAACAACAAGCGAAATGCAtctcaattgaaaaaaaggcTCAACATTCACATGAAATTCGTTCCTTCCTTCTCACCGGTTCCGATACCGTCACATACACTCACGCTGCACCGAAACAACGCGGTGCATCTCATACACATAATGGAAGctaattataattttatgaCAATAATGACTGCCGACAGATTAATTTTACGACCCTAACGGGGGGAgagcattatttatttatcagcGCACAGGAGCGTGTGCGGGACAAagagcgagcgaacgagcgcCGATAATTCGGTCTCGGCGTACAGACAAAAGGAATCGAACATGGTGGGGAGACGAgcgaaaaaaataacgaacaCTTCCCATTCAACTTCCGGCCCCGCATACGGGGGAGGTGAAAAAATGCCGATGCACCTTGCTCATTCCGATGTCATTAAAGGACGATCCGCATCCAGGAGGAACACAGTGAGGCAACAGCAaacgcaagcaaacaaacgaaacagaaaaaatggtACCGTAACTCCATAACGAGCAGCGAGGATAATTAACAATCATGCAGCAAGCGACGGTGATCTCTACCGAATGATGATGTTAATGGGAAAATTGCCTCCGGTCcggctgtagaaaaatgataCGCAATGGTATTATTGCTTGAAATGTATTCAATAATGAGCAGCATTTATCCGGGTAtgggggattttttgtttaatcaaACCTACTGCCGACATTGAATTGCTCTTCAATTCAAATGTATCAATttatgttgctgctgttctcTTTTAAAACTATTCTTTAAGTTTTTACTTAAAACTACTACTTAAAACCCGGTAAACCCTCTGCAAGCAACCCACTCACAAATCCTCGTGCAGTGCCGTTTGAATGGAGGCGCCCTGTTCGCGCCGGAAGAGGATCATCCGATCGACGGCCCGCCGTACGTTCGCATTGTGATGCACCCACAGCAGGAAGCCCACGTTCAGGATCAGGATCGCGAACAGTATCAGCAAAATGAACACCTGATAGTTGTAGGCGTGCAGGGCGGTACAGGAAGCGGTCACTACCGGGGTCCCAACGGCACCGGTGGCGCGTTGATGCAACGCCCGCATCATTTCCTGCACCAGCTGCTCCGTCGTTTTGTTCATCTCCTGCATCATCTGCAGCAAACGATCGATGGAAAGCTCAGCCGACGGTGGCGCTGTGTCGATCGGATGCTCGATGGGTGTTACCACTGACAGCACCGAGCTTTGGGAGCTCTTACAGTAGATGCCCTGCACGTTGGACGCATCGAGCGTGGTGCCGTACGATTTCTGCGGCGCCACGTTGATCGAGTGCTGCCGACAGAAGTGCACCAGATCGACCAGATAGGAACAGTTCCAGGCATTTGCAAACAGCCCCAGATAGGTGAGCGAAGGGAACATGGCCGGGAGCCGCTCGTACCCGACGCTGGTCAGATTGTTGCCGTCGATGTGCAGATGCTCGAGCTTGGCCGCCGCCGTCAGCACGGTAAGATCGATCGTCTGCAGCCGGTTGAACGACACATCCAGCCAGGTAAGGTTCGCCTGCTGCGAGAACAGACCGTGCTCGAGGGTGGTCAGATTGGTGGCTTCCAGATTCAGCCGGGCCAGTTGCTGCATCTTCAGAAAGGTGGTCAGTGGCAGGGACTGGAGCGCGTTAAACGATACGTCCAGTGTGTGCAGAAAGTTCAGCGCCGACACGTTGCTAATGTCCGCGAACAGATTGTGGGAAAGGTCGAGTGACTCCACCAGTATGTTCGAGTAGCTGACCAAAATCGTTGTCAGGTTATTGTGCGACACATCGATCTCAACTGGAACCGGCGGTATCTCCACACTGGTAAGCTGGTTGCCGCGCAAATGCACCCGCTGCCACGACTGAAATCGGTCCACCATGTGGACCTCACGCAACCGGTTAAAGTTTAGGTTCAGCGAAACGATCCGACTGTGGAAGAAGGTCTCCCGGTCCAGCACGACCAGCTGGTTGTCGTTGAGCGACAGGTGGGCCAGCTCGGGCAGCTCCCAAAACACCTCCTCCGGCAGCACGGTCAGCCGGTTGTGGTTGAGATCGAGCCGCGTCAGCGTCCGAATGTCGTGGAACGTTTTGTTCCGCACCTCCTGCAGCTGGTTGTGCGACAGATCGAGCCACTCGAGCCGGTCGCAGCCCTTGAAGATAAAGTTGTTCAGCGAAGTAAGCTTGTTGCGGAGCAGAAACAGATGCCGAAGCTGCTTGGCGTTCTCGAACGTAAACTTGTTGATGTTCTCGATGCCCGTCTCCCGGAAGTTGACCGTTTGCATCTCCGGGAAGGTGGTGAAGAGGGCGCGCGGGATTTCGTCCATCTGTGATTGCTGAAAGTCGAACCAGTACGGGCGCGGATATTCGGACGAAAAGTCTATGTCGGCCGCATCGTGCACGACGGTGACGCCGTGCAGGGTACAATGGCGCACGGTATACTCGCCATCGGGATTGTAATGATCGCACTGATAGATAACGGCCTCTGTAACGCCTGTTAAGTAGACGGTGGCCACTAGAATTGCACTTATTCTACAAGAAAAATCCAcattaaacacacaaaatcagAATGTTTTATGTAGAAGTTTCTCAAACTAACCTTAGATGATACATTTTGCAAGGGAAACACTATGGGCAGCGCTCACGGGGAAGTGTTTAGTGTCACGCTGCTAGGAGCAAACTGACGAACCCAGGAAGTGTAGCTCTTGATTGCTCTCGAGCCGACTCGCATATGAGGGCGTTCTTATCAGTTTTGTCTACACTTTTCCTGCATCGAGAGCATCTTGGCCCTTGAAAAGTTGCTGCCTTACTCAGCCGCCCGTTCCTTACGGTCAGCTGTTTGTAGACGGAGATTTTTGCATTGATAGTGATCTCTTCAAACCAAACATTTCCAAGTGACGTAATTGGAAGATGATCGCTACGAGTGTTTGCAATATACTGCGACATAGACAAATGAAGCCTCTCTGACACAGAAAAGCGAAAGGTACTATAAACAAATGAAGCTCCCCCACATCACTTGGCAGTGAGCCACTAAAGCAGACCCTGATGCAATGCTGTTCGGTTTGCATCTTTGTGTGATAAGGAGCAATGCTTCgagatgcaaaataaaaaaaaaaactatcaacgaATCATATGCAGTAGCGCCACTGCTCTGTGTGTATGATAAAGCGTCATCGGACATTATTCGAGATCGTTGGTGAAACGAACGAAGCATGCAAAATAGCCGGTATGGTTGGCGGGTGTGAGTCAGTGAGCCTAGGCAAACTGACGAGCACTGAATCTTGCGCGAATCGTAGCTCATGTAATATCTCCGTGCGCCGCTGGGATCTATCATTTATGTGTAGAATTTCCCATAGATCTGTTGACAAAGTGATTGTTCAGGCGATCATGGATGTCCATGAACAGATTCGTTACAATAAAAGTTGGAGCTATCAATCATTGCCTTGGGAAGGAACACTCAGTGTGCATCCAATGTGAAAATTCCATAGTTTTAAATGATAATGTTCTCTTTTTACAGTAggaattgatttgattttgattaaCAAAAATTCGAATACCATACTAAGTATTGGGTGTACACCTACATGTCTTGTGGATCTGTGTTGGAAAATTCGTGGAAAATTCTTGTATTCTTCCAATTTCTGACTATATGAAACTTTGATTTAGCTTTCCCAGGTTCGCCATGTGTTCTCAGATCAGACCGTTCTAAACTGTTGGTCACCTTAACATTTAGGTGGTTCTTTTACATTTGAATCACTTTATTAATTGGATGCTTATTGGAACATTTAttagttttctttctttcttttttctgttaaacgattttcaaataattttgtGCTAATGGTTTGTTATAGAAAACATGCTGCGATGTCGGCAATACATTTTACTTGCCTCAAAAACTTCTTGCCTTTAGAAAACTTTACACATTTGTATGACTTTTCCAGTCTTATGTATTTTTCGTATGATGTTAACAAGTTCCACGAAAAAGATTCTTTGGTATGCATTATGAAGCTTAAATCTGAAATAAAATGGTTACAATGAGTTGAGTTGTTGtgtaaaattgattaaacATGAGTAACTTAAATCCAACTAAAATTTGCAACTATTTGAGGCCAAATTATGTGGaatcaaataagttttattccTATAAAGTCATAATTTTAGTTACTTGTAGTTTGCTGCAATCTAGCCTCATGCAGATCCATTCATGTGCATGAGTTCAACATTTTGCACTCCAAACTTCAAAAACCTCCATTATATGGTTTATCAAGCGCTCGATCATCGATTACGGGTTTTGGTTGGCTGAGCCTGATCAATTGCAATATAGACAATGCCGTGAATGCCACACTGAAAGGAATAATAAAGTTGTTTCGCTTTCAAATTAAACACACGATAACTTTCAATGCGTGAAGCTTTGTCACACCTCATTTCAACTGTTGTTCTTTCAACGCGATCGTAGGTATGCTTA contains:
- the LOC120897240 gene encoding leucine-rich repeat transmembrane neuronal protein 2-like, whose product is MYHLRISAILVATVYLTGVTEAVIYQCDHYNPDGEYTVRHCTLHGVTVVHDAADIDFSSEYPRPYWFDFQQSQMDEIPRALFTTFPEMQTVNFRETGIENINKFTFENAKQLRHLFLLRNKLTSLNNFIFKGCDRLEWLDLSHNQLQEVRNKTFHDIRTLTRLDLNHNRLTVLPEEVFWELPELAHLSLNDNQLVVLDRETFFHSRIVSLNLNFNRLREVHMVDRFQSWQRVHLRGNQLTSVEIPPVPVEIDVSHNNLTTILVSYSNILVESLDLSHNLFADISNVSALNFLHTLDVSFNALQSLPLTTFLKMQQLARLNLEATNLTTLEHGLFSQQANLTWLDVSFNRLQTIDLTVLTAAAKLEHLHIDGNNLTSVGYERLPAMFPSLTYLGLFANAWNCSYLVDLVHFCRQHSINVAPQKSYGTTLDASNVQGIYCKSSQSSVLSVVTPIEHPIDTAPPSAELSIDRLLQMMQEMNKTTEQLVQEMMRALHQRATGAVGTPVVTASCTALHAYNYQVFILLILFAILILNVGFLLWVHHNANVRRAVDRMILFRREQGASIQTALHEDL